CGTTTCTTTTTGAAGAATCCGGGCGGTTTTTCGGAGAAGTTCCAATGATACTTCAAAGGAGGAAGCTATTGTTTCCCTTATTTCCATCCTTTCTTTAGATGGTTCAAAAACGTTGAAAGAGGCAAGTTGAACAATCCGGTAGACGTCCTCATAGCCTAAACCGAATTCTTCGTTGCACAAATGCTTTTTCAGGAATTCCTTTACTTCGCTGGAGGCATATACTCCGCGCGATTCGTAGATTTCCTTAAGCATGTTATCCGGGTAAACGTTAATGCGGCCAATGACGCCGGATAAAGTTTTTAAAGAATCAGCGACCGTGTGGAAGAGATCAGGCCAGGCGACTCTTTCTATCCGCGATTGGTGGATCGCTCTTTCTTCCCAGGTTTTAATGCAATCGGTGATCATATCCGCATAACGTTTGGCCATTACACCATTGCCCTCAATACCTTCAGTACGAATGGTATTTTTTTTGTGCGGCATGGCCGAAGAACCCTTTTGTTTTTTAGTGAACGGTTCTTGCATCAGCGGATTTCCGCTTCGGGCCGACAGGCGGATGTCATTTGCGATTTTATCCACCACTTGAACGACATTGCTCAGGGCGTTCGCAATTGGCGCAAAAAGGACACGGGGCAGAATTTGCGTAGCGCCATAGAACGGAACAAATCCCAAAATTCGCAGGGCTTCTTTTTCCACTTCCGGAGGAATGCTGCCATACTTGCCGATGGCGCCGGAAAGTTTCGAATATTTTAGATTTGCACGGGTTTGACGGAGCGTTTCACGGGCAACCTGAAGTTCCCTCAGCCAGGTTAAGCCGCGAGAACCTTCAGTCTGCAGCTCGGCTTCCTGGCCATGAGTTCTGGCGTTCATAATCGTGTAGCGAAAAGCAATGCAAAAACCTTTGATGGTTTTTTCCAGCTCATCAAAGAGCAGGTCGATTACCTCCAGAGATTCGATCAGCATTCTGATGAAGGCAGATTCTTCGGTGCAATAGGAAGTGATTTTTTCGTGCACGTTTTGATGAAGAGTGATTGGCAGGCCACGCAGCCGTTCGTCAATAAAAGCATTGAGGTCGTGGTGAATTTCTTTGTCACGTTTTTTCCACCACGGAATATCAATTGGCGAATTTAGCCAGCAATCCCTGATGGCGATAAAAATTTCTTTGACGATCATCCCCAGATTGACCCGCGCCTCGATAACGGCCAGCTCGGTTTTTTGCCAGAGCGAGAGCCTGTGTTCATCGCTGAAAATTTCAGCGATTTTTGGATTGACATACCTTTCATGCATAACGCCTCCTTATAAGGTTTATGGTTTATTGTAATTTACTATCTGTTTTCAGGAACTTTTTAATTTATCAGAATAACGGCGATAAGTCAATTAAAAAAGGACTGTCTCGTAATGAGCCAGCCCTTTGTTGAATGTTCAAGAAACAGAGGTCAGGCGACGAAATTGTCAAATTTTTCAATTTTCGATTGAAGTTGCAAGTACGCCGCCGGATTGGTTTGCGCCAGAATGCCAATTGCCGCGGCAAAGGCATTGCTTTCCGGCCAGGTGGTTAAAAGCGGAACGCCCGAGGCCAGACGGATGCTTGACCAGATGTCATCCGGAAATTCTTCGAATTTCACTGGGCAAATGATCACTTGCCAAGCGGTATGTGCCGCGAGTATCGGTCCCAGTCCGTCGGAGCGCCCGACCGAACAGACGATCACGCCGCCTTGCGGGTAATTGGCAACGATCCGGTCCAGCATCAACAGCGAATCAACCGTGCTTTTGTGACCCGACTTAATAATGTCAAGATTGTCGACACCGGGTACGGCCGGAATTTCTTTCGGTATCGGATCACTTTCTGATCCGCGCCAGAAAACCAGCGCTTGCCTGGGCAGGGTCAGACGCGCGGACATCTCGGCGATGAACTGGTAATTACGTTCGATTATTTCC
This DNA window, taken from Patescibacteria group bacterium, encodes the following:
- a CDS encoding lyase family protein is translated as MHERYVNPKIAEIFSDEHRLSLWQKTELAVIEARVNLGMIVKEIFIAIRDCWLNSPIDIPWWKKRDKEIHHDLNAFIDERLRGLPITLHQNVHEKITSYCTEESAFIRMLIESLEVIDLLFDELEKTIKGFCIAFRYTIMNARTHGQEAELQTEGSRGLTWLRELQVARETLRQTRANLKYSKLSGAIGKYGSIPPEVEKEALRILGFVPFYGATQILPRVLFAPIANALSNVVQVVDKIANDIRLSARSGNPLMQEPFTKKQKGSSAMPHKKNTIRTEGIEGNGVMAKRYADMITDCIKTWEERAIHQSRIERVAWPDLFHTVADSLKTLSGVIGRINVYPDNMLKEIYESRGVYASSEVKEFLKKHLCNEEFGLGYEDVYRIVQLASFNVFEPSKERMEIRETIASSFEVSLELLRKTARILQKETKVVSIEEFIPLSALRVSEFLDIGDAQVKIYNIALEKLFRADQIGDIKIMEEWHELFTPAFLLKNEAVLYQEIIGQ